CGGGCCCGCTTTTCCGGACGATGCTCTAAGATGTCGCCCTCGGCATAGGCCGAGGGGAATGAACCGCGACGCTCTCGGAATTACGGCTGCGCGGCCGTCTGTCTGCTCTGAAGCGCCCGAAGGGTCGCGCCCTCGAGCTTTCCGGTGACCGGGAGCCCACGGGCCTGTTGGAAGGCCTCGATCGAGCGCCGTGTGCCCGGGCCGAATACCCCGTCGGCTTTCAAGGGACCGAAGCCCAGCGCCGTCAGCGCCTGCTGCGCAAAGCCGATTTCCTCTTTCGAAAGGGCCTCGCCGGCCGCGTCCGGAGGGGCGGGATTCTGGGGTGGGGGCAAGGGTTGAGATGAGGCCTTCGAGGGTTGAGGCCGCATCACGTCGATCTCGCCGCTGATCCTGGACCGGAGATATTCCAGGTGCTTCAACTCCTGAGTGGCGGCGGCAATCCGGTTCTGGACATGCTGCAGGTCCTGGTGTCCCTCCTTGAAATGCTGCAGTTCGGCCGCGAGGGCGTCACGGTCGGCCCCGGCTGCTTCAGCGACCTGGCGCAGCCGTGCGATCTCGGTCTTGGGATCGGCGCCGGTCGGCATCAGGGCCGAGAAGCCGTACAAGGCCCACCCGGCCACGGCTATGGCGATCGTCAGACGGTTCATCATCGCGCACCGGGTTCCTGTCCTGCTTCCTGTCTATCGCCTCCAAGAGGGCGGAAGCATGGCAGGAAGGGTGAAAAGGGAGTTATACGGTTCAGGAGCGTTAAGAAACCATAATGAAGAGGGGGAGCCGCGCCCTGGGCCGTGATCCTTTGAGCATCGAGCGCAAAAGTGGGAACCGGTTTTACGCGGGAAGATGAAAGTGTTCGAAAACCTAAAGCCTCGGATGTGAGTTCGGATCCACGTCCGATGCTTCAGGAGATCCGCTTTCCGCGGGTCAGGAGCATGGCAAAGGCCGCGCCGATCAGGGCGCCCGACACTTTGACCAGGCCATCCGGCAGGCGGCCATGCCGGCTCGGCACATAGTTCTGCGCGACCTCGAGGACGGTGATCATCCCGATCATCAGCACGATGATCTGGAGGCGGTGTCTCGGATAGCCCAGGCAGAAGGCCGTTCCGATCATCGCGAAGGCGGCAAATCGCTCCAGTCCGACCGATGCTCCGGTGACAGGCCGGAACTGTATGGGCGCAACGGTGAAGATCGCGATCGCAAGGACGAGAAGCCATGCGACCCAGCGGAAAAACAGTTTGGGCGTCATGGCGATCTATCTAGTCGATTGCATCGAAGGCGAACATTGCCCTTTTGCGCTCACCCATCCGGCTTGTCCGCGCGGCGGGCGAGACGAAAAAGGGGGCCTGCATGCAGAATGGATGGAGGGCTTGCCCCTGTCCGAGAGGGGGGCTGTAGGTCCCGGCCGCTCTGGGCTCTTATCGGCTTTCCGTCGTCCGCAACGTCCGGGTCGGATCCCTATCACCTGCGCGGTCATGGCTCGTGCCGGCCTCATCCGCGGTTCGCCTGTACACCAGAACCGCGGCGGCGAGGGCCAGCAGGCTCCCGGCAATCGGCATGCTGAGCAGCGCAATGGCCG
This region of Microvirga mediterraneensis genomic DNA includes:
- a CDS encoding VanZ family protein, whose product is MTPKLFFRWVAWLLVLAIAIFTVAPIQFRPVTGASVGLERFAAFAMIGTAFCLGYPRHRLQIIVLMIGMITVLEVAQNYVPSRHGRLPDGLVKVSGALIGAAFAMLLTRGKRIS
- a CDS encoding peptidoglycan-binding domain-containing protein, translating into MMNRLTIAIAVAGWALYGFSALMPTGADPKTEIARLRQVAEAAGADRDALAAELQHFKEGHQDLQHVQNRIAAATQELKHLEYLRSRISGEIDVMRPQPSKASSQPLPPPQNPAPPDAAGEALSKEEIGFAQQALTALGFGPLKADGVFGPGTRRSIEAFQQARGLPVTGKLEGATLRALQSRQTAAQP